In the Oncorhynchus gorbuscha isolate QuinsamMale2020 ecotype Even-year linkage group LG05, OgorEven_v1.0, whole genome shotgun sequence genome, one interval contains:
- the LOC124036225 gene encoding cationic amino acid transporter 4-like gives MATCGRGCVPAVRFCQRLNRLKTLDDDLMVTSMKRCLTMVDLALLGVGGMVGSGLYVLTGTVAKDTAGPAVVLSFLIAGIASLMAALCYAEFGARVPRTGSAYMFTYVSCGEIWAFLIGWNVVLEYMIGGAAVARAWSGYLDSMFNHTIQNYTENHIMKWNVPYIAHYPDLLAAGILVVATIFITFGVRVSSWLNHIFSAVSLVVILFILVFGFVLADPVNWSQKEGGFAPFGVNGVMAGTATCFYAFVGFDVIAASSEEAKNPQRAIPMATAISLGMAATAYILVSTVLTLMVPWHSLDPNSALSDAFFRRGYSWAGYIVAVGSICAMNTVLLSNLFSLPRIVYAMAEDGLFFSFFAKVNPVTKVPVNAILVFGLLMAVMALIFDLEALVQFLSIGTLLAYTFVAASVIVLRFQPEKEKTSSKVNSTTSPNSNPEPSPEVSESQIIAQDSGELKEYESFSDKLQLVEMQKTRERSAPGVLKARWEPYLGRLLGDFEPGEVVAFSVLAVMVSSVSLCAVFVFGSNQLQLPTWSIALLIVVFGSTFLLCLVIIYAHEPHVNTKTFQVPLVPFIPAASILMNVFLMLKLSPMTWVRFTVWVAAGLLVYFGYGIWHSKEGLRELQPKDMAARYVVLPSGSLVETVQSVQPNGQCDASTLHTTPSRSAEEQQAKR, from the exons ATGGCGACCTGTGGGCGTGGCTGTGTCCCTGCAGTGCGTTTCTGCCAGAGGCTGAACCGACTGAAGACCCTGGATGATGACTTGATGGTGACGTCAATGAAGCGTTGCCTGACCATGGTGGACCTGGCCCTGCTGGGTGTTGGTGGCATGGTGGGCTCTGGCCTATATGTCCTGACTGGCACTGTTGCCAAGGACACCGCTGGACCTGCCgtggtcctctccttcctcataGCAGGCATCGCCTCCCTGATGGCTGCCCTCTGCTATGCAGAGTTCGGAGCTCGTGTTCCCAGAACGGGCTCGGCCTACATGTTCACCTATGTTTCTTGTGGAGAGATCTGGGCCTTTCTCATTGGCTGGAACGTAGTGTTGGAGTACATGATTGGTGGAGCCGCAGTGGCGCGGGCGTGGAGTGGTTACCTGGACTCCATGTTTAACCACACCATCCAGAACTACACAGAGAACCACATAATGAAGTGGAATGTTCCCTATATCGCCCACTACCCTGACCTGCTGGCTGCTGGGATTCTAGTTGTTGCCACTATCTTCATAACCTTCGGAGTGCGAGTCTCCTCTTGGCTCAACCACATCTTCTCAGCCGTTAGTCTAGTTGTCATACTCTTCATCTTGGTGTTTGGCTTTGTGCTAGCCGACCCAGTCAACTGGAGCCAGAAGGAAGGAGGTTTTGCACCGTTTGGTGTCAATGGGGTAATGGCGGGCACAGCCACCTGCTTTTACGCATTTGTTGGCTTCGATGTGATTGCAGCCTCCAGCGAGGAGGCAAAGAACCCCCAGCGAGCCATTCCCATGGCCACAGCCATTTCCCTGGGCATGGCCGCCACAGCCTATATCCTGGTCTCCACAGTCCTCACTCTCATGGTGCCTTGGCACTCGCTCGACCCAAACTCAGCCCTGTCTGACGCCTTCTTCCGCCGAGGCTACAGCTGGGCTGGCTACATTGTGGCAGTAGGGTCCATCTGTG CCATGAACACAGTGCTCCTCagcaacctcttctctctccctcggatTGTTTACGCTATGGCGGAGGATggcctcttcttctccttcttcgcCAAGGTCAACCCTGTCACCAAGGTCCCTGTTAATGCCATCTTGGTGTTTGGCCTCCTCATGGCCGTCATGGCCCTCATCTTTGACCTGGAGGCCCTGGTCCAGTTCCTGTCCATCGGCACCCTCCTGGCCTACACCTTTGTGGCAGCCAGTGTCATCGTGCTGCGCTTCCAGCCTGAGAAAGAGAAGACCAGTTCCAAGGTTAACTCCACTACCtcccccaactctaaccctgagCCCTCGCCCGAAGTCTCAGAGTCTCAGATCATAGCTCAGGACAGTGGGGAGCTGAAGGAGTATGAGTCCTTCTCAGACAAGCTGCAGCTGGTGGAGATGCAGAAGACCAGGGAACGGAGTGCCCCAGGGGTGTTGAAGGCCCGCTGGGAGCCTTACCTGGGCAGGTTGCTGGGGGACTTTGAGCCAGGAGAAGTGGTGGCCTTTTCTGTGCTGGCGGTGATGGTGAGCTCAGTGTCCctctgtgctgtgtttgtgtttgggagTAACCAGCTTCAGCTGCCTACGTGGAGCATCGCCCTGCTAATAGTGGTGTTTGGCTCAACCTTCCTTCTCTGCCTGGTCATCATATATGCCCATGAACCTCATGTCAACACCAAAACCTTCCAG GTACCCTTGGTCCCATTCATTCCCGCTGCAAGCATCCTCATGAATGTGTTCCTAATGCTGAAGCTCAGCCCCATGACCTGGGTCCGCTTTACTGTATGGGTGGCCGCAG GTCTGCTCGTGTATTTTGGCTATGGGATCTGGCACAGTAAGGAGGGCCTGAGGGAGCTGCAGCCCAAGGATATGGCAGCCAGGTATGTGGTGCTCCCCAGTGGCAGCCTGGTAGAGACAGTCCAGTCTGTGCAGCCGAATGGACAGTGTGACGCCAGCACCCTCCACACCACTCCCTCCCGGTCTGCTGAGGAGCAGCAGGCAAAGAGATGA
- the LOC124036228 gene encoding protein DGCR6-like, with protein MESYPAVYEEQNDSTKQQERHYYLLSELQTLVKDLPSSFQQRLSYTTLSDLAQALIDGTVYDIVQGLLDIQHLTERNLYNQRQKLHCEHRALKQDLVRKHKEALQVCKSHNLAVMKTNQQGETEALEIRVREEQRMMDEKIVVEMDQKVIDQQNTLEMAGVPGFYITTNPQELTMQINLLELILKLQQKESQSGVMS; from the exons ATGGAGAGTTATCCTGCGGTATACGAAGAGCAGAATGATTCTACAAAACAACAAGAGAGACATTACTACTTACTTTCAGAACTACAAACCCTTGTCAAAGATTTGCCCAG CTCCTTTCAGCAGCGCCTGTCCTACACCACACTGAGTGACCTGGCTCAGGCACTCATAGATGGAACAGTGTATGATATAGTACAGGGACTCCTGGACATCCAGCACCTGACTGAGAGGAATCTGTACAACCAGAGACAAAAGCTGCACTGTGAGCATcgag CACTCAAGCAGGATTTGGTTCGTAAGCATAAAGAAGCCCTACAGGTTTGCAAGTCCCACAACCTTGCCGTTATGAAAACCAATCAACAAGGAGAAACTGAG GCTCTGGAGATTCGAGTGAGAGAGGAGCAAAGGATGATGGATGAGAAGATTGTGGTGGAGATGGACCAAAAGGTGATAGACCAGCAGAACACCTTGGAGATGGCTGGAGTCCCAGGGTTTTACATAACCACCAATCCCCAG GAGCTGACGATGCAGATTAACCTGCTTGAACTGATCCTTAAACTTCAACAGAAAGAGTCCCAGTCAGGAGTTATGTcatga